One region of Arthrobacter sp. StoSoilB22 genomic DNA includes:
- a CDS encoding triose-phosphate isomerase family protein, producing MPSAPDSVFIGVSTKMYMGYAQSLAWLEQLVAEVDARPALAAGRVVPFVIPSFPVLPEAARLIAGTPLILGAQNCGWSHGPWTGEVSPNMLSEMGVGWVEIGHAERRRHFGEDEAMIALKVSAAVDAGLTPLLCVGESEVLEPEAAAAAVFLQIKAAVSGDWSVASQLVVAYEPVWAIGAPEPAAAEYVSRVVAALRGSLGQHGLARIPIIYGGSAKPGLLPQLDGVSGLFLGRFAHDASNFGRVLDEALSFCTADALKAPSKGR from the coding sequence ATGCCGTCTGCTCCTGACAGCGTGTTCATTGGCGTCAGCACCAAGATGTACATGGGCTACGCGCAGAGTTTGGCGTGGTTGGAGCAGTTGGTGGCAGAAGTGGACGCCCGTCCGGCCCTCGCGGCCGGGCGGGTGGTCCCGTTTGTGATCCCGTCGTTCCCGGTGCTGCCCGAGGCGGCGCGCTTGATTGCGGGTACGCCCCTGATTTTGGGCGCCCAGAATTGTGGATGGTCCCATGGCCCGTGGACGGGGGAGGTCTCTCCGAACATGCTCTCGGAGATGGGCGTGGGATGGGTGGAGATCGGCCACGCAGAACGACGCCGCCACTTTGGAGAAGATGAGGCGATGATTGCGCTCAAGGTGAGCGCCGCCGTCGACGCCGGGCTGACGCCGCTGTTGTGCGTGGGGGAGTCGGAAGTCCTGGAACCCGAAGCGGCTGCAGCTGCGGTGTTTCTGCAGATCAAGGCAGCCGTATCGGGGGATTGGTCCGTTGCCTCCCAACTGGTGGTTGCGTACGAACCTGTATGGGCGATAGGGGCTCCTGAGCCTGCCGCGGCCGAGTATGTTTCCCGCGTGGTGGCTGCGCTGCGGGGATCGTTGGGGCAGCACGGCCTTGCAAGGATCCCGATCATTTATGGCGGCTCGGCGAAGCCTGGACTTTTGCCTCAGCTGGATGGGGTGTCCGGGCTTTTCCTCGGTCGCTTCGCCCACGACGCCAGCAACTTCGGCAGAGTCCTGGACGAAGCCCTGAGTTTTTGTACAGCAGATGCCCTTAAAGCGCCTTCTAAAGGGCGTTAG
- a CDS encoding bifunctional RecB family nuclease/DEAD/DEAH box helicase codes for MFFLEPEHAGAPKDLVFSASDLVIAATCEYQALRKLDEKLGRTPKPDFATDAMLERTAKLGDDHEHRVLDEFVAEFGLWDPASGKGVYDVVPATAMDRATLSAKHAESIDALRSGADVVFQAAFFDGQFHGRSDFLVKRPGGQYAVFDTKLARHAKVTALLQLAAYGDQLIQAGITPHPTVTLVLGNRVHSDHPLAQILPVFKERRERFLDMTRAHGEAAGPIEWGDPRYSACGRCDYCAEQVQLRRDLLMVAGMRISRRKKLIEAGVTTIDHLADLPESGDPTLLRLREQARLQTGAGTPDGTVKYTDKSGEAKAISYNVLPDNTLGRLPAPDPGDIFFDFEGDPLWQDPATGKWGLEYLFGVVENPVEPGADPVFRPFWAHSRAEEGQAFVDFLEYVAKRRAMYPGMHIYHYAAYEKTALRNLSLTHVVGESAVDDLLRQGVLVDLYDTVRHSIRISENSYSIKKLEPLYMGQHLRSGDVTDAGASVVAYADYCTARDNGNAEDAAVILEGIRDYNEYDCLSTLELRNWLLARAAERSIQPGGAGDDAPPPDTEPEKYEAAPEERALFDYIAGLSEGENGTADTRAIGIVAAGVGYHRREDKQHWWGHFDRLEKPTSQWPDDRDLFIVDHAELLEDWAKPTPRSNPVRTVKLYGRSGDGAGLEPGKKYFRMYGPPLPESLQGKESIALGRAGWNGTLVTEAGDFEDFETVTITEGLRKDSTAFTHLPMALTPDPPIATKGQRAALAALATKLKGTLPDWPQDPALDLVRRRPPKLRSLDALPPVKPGPDGYIDAITAALNDLDHSYLAVQGPPGSGKTHVGAHVLARLITAGWKVGVVAQSHAVVENMLCAAVDKAGVDPRRVAKEVKHDDPVPWTRCGKGDVEELLSKPGGALIGGTAWTMVGSSVPAGSLDLLVIDEAGQFSLANTMAVSRAAKRLLLLGDPQQLPQVTQGKHPEPVDESALGWLSDGYNTLPPHLGYFLALSWRMHPELCSAVSELSYDNLLESASAAKARHLEGAAPGISCVYVPHTGNSTNSPEEAAEVVRQVRAHLGLAWHNPSTSADHTSAQPQPIGSRPLREADILVVAAYNAQVQLIKHHLRDAGLSKVRVGTVDKFQGQEAPVVIVSMAASAAGEVPRGMEFLLSRNRINVAVSRGQWRAVVVRSPELTNYLPTHPEGLENLGGFVALCQRSFLYS; via the coding sequence GTGTTCTTCCTCGAGCCCGAGCACGCGGGCGCACCGAAGGACCTGGTGTTCTCAGCCAGCGACCTCGTCATTGCTGCCACCTGTGAGTACCAGGCGCTCCGCAAACTCGACGAAAAACTGGGCCGCACGCCAAAGCCTGACTTTGCCACGGATGCCATGTTGGAGCGCACGGCCAAACTGGGAGACGATCACGAGCATCGGGTCCTTGACGAGTTTGTGGCTGAGTTCGGCCTGTGGGATCCGGCTTCCGGGAAGGGCGTTTACGACGTCGTCCCCGCCACGGCGATGGACCGCGCCACCCTGTCGGCTAAGCATGCGGAATCCATCGACGCCTTGCGGTCAGGCGCGGATGTCGTCTTTCAGGCAGCGTTTTTCGATGGTCAATTCCATGGCCGTTCCGATTTCCTGGTGAAACGCCCCGGCGGCCAGTACGCGGTCTTCGATACCAAGCTCGCACGGCACGCCAAGGTTACGGCCCTCCTGCAGTTGGCCGCCTATGGAGATCAACTCATCCAGGCAGGGATCACACCGCACCCCACCGTCACCTTGGTGCTGGGCAACCGGGTTCACAGCGACCACCCTCTTGCGCAGATCCTTCCCGTCTTCAAGGAGCGTCGGGAGCGCTTCCTTGATATGACCCGGGCACATGGTGAAGCAGCCGGGCCCATTGAGTGGGGCGACCCCCGGTATTCCGCCTGTGGCCGCTGCGATTACTGTGCTGAACAGGTCCAATTACGCCGTGACCTCCTGATGGTGGCCGGTATGCGAATCAGCCGCCGTAAGAAGCTGATAGAGGCCGGCGTCACCACCATTGACCATCTTGCAGACCTCCCCGAATCGGGCGACCCCACGTTGCTGAGGCTCCGGGAGCAGGCACGGTTACAGACCGGGGCAGGCACACCGGACGGCACGGTCAAGTACACGGACAAGTCCGGAGAAGCCAAAGCCATCAGTTACAACGTCTTGCCGGACAACACCTTGGGAAGGTTGCCCGCTCCTGATCCGGGCGACATCTTCTTCGACTTCGAAGGTGATCCTCTCTGGCAGGACCCTGCCACCGGGAAGTGGGGGCTGGAGTATCTGTTCGGGGTGGTCGAGAACCCTGTGGAACCCGGAGCTGACCCGGTGTTCAGGCCATTCTGGGCGCACTCACGGGCCGAGGAAGGACAGGCTTTTGTGGACTTCCTTGAGTACGTGGCCAAGCGCCGCGCCATGTATCCCGGTATGCACATCTACCACTACGCCGCGTACGAGAAAACGGCCCTGCGTAACCTGTCCCTGACACATGTGGTGGGCGAATCCGCCGTCGACGACCTCCTGCGCCAAGGCGTCCTGGTAGATCTCTACGACACCGTCCGGCACAGCATCCGGATCTCTGAGAATTCCTACAGCATCAAGAAACTCGAACCGCTCTACATGGGGCAGCATCTCCGCTCCGGCGACGTAACGGACGCCGGGGCCTCCGTTGTTGCCTACGCGGACTACTGCACGGCCCGGGACAACGGGAACGCTGAGGACGCAGCCGTGATCCTCGAAGGCATCCGTGACTACAACGAGTACGACTGTTTGTCGACGCTGGAACTTCGCAACTGGCTCCTTGCCCGTGCTGCTGAACGCTCCATCCAGCCGGGTGGTGCAGGGGACGATGCGCCGCCACCTGATACCGAACCGGAGAAGTACGAGGCAGCACCAGAAGAAAGAGCGCTGTTCGACTACATTGCCGGGCTGTCCGAGGGAGAAAATGGCACCGCGGATACGCGTGCAATAGGCATCGTGGCCGCTGGCGTGGGATATCACCGCCGCGAGGACAAACAACACTGGTGGGGTCACTTCGACCGCCTGGAAAAACCGACCTCGCAGTGGCCTGACGACCGCGATCTGTTCATTGTTGACCACGCTGAACTGCTGGAGGACTGGGCCAAGCCCACACCCCGGAGCAACCCGGTGCGGACAGTGAAACTCTATGGCCGGTCCGGGGACGGCGCAGGGCTGGAACCCGGCAAGAAGTACTTCCGCATGTACGGCCCACCGCTGCCGGAATCGCTGCAAGGAAAAGAGTCCATCGCGCTGGGCCGTGCAGGCTGGAACGGAACCTTGGTCACCGAAGCGGGCGACTTCGAAGACTTCGAAACAGTCACCATCACGGAAGGCCTTCGCAAAGACTCCACGGCCTTCACCCACTTGCCCATGGCCCTGACACCGGATCCACCCATCGCCACCAAAGGCCAGCGCGCCGCCCTCGCTGCTTTGGCCACAAAGCTCAAGGGTACGCTTCCCGATTGGCCGCAGGATCCCGCCCTGGACCTGGTGCGGAGGAGGCCGCCCAAGCTGCGCAGCCTTGACGCCCTCCCGCCCGTGAAGCCTGGCCCCGACGGGTACATCGACGCCATCACCGCAGCCCTCAATGACCTGGACCACTCCTATCTGGCTGTCCAAGGTCCGCCAGGGAGCGGCAAGACCCACGTGGGCGCCCACGTCCTGGCACGGCTCATCACAGCCGGGTGGAAGGTGGGCGTGGTGGCCCAGTCGCATGCCGTGGTGGAGAACATGCTCTGCGCTGCAGTGGATAAGGCCGGAGTGGATCCGCGACGGGTGGCCAAGGAAGTCAAACACGACGACCCCGTACCGTGGACCCGATGCGGCAAAGGTGACGTGGAAGAACTCTTGTCCAAACCGGGCGGCGCCTTGATTGGCGGCACAGCCTGGACCATGGTGGGTAGTTCGGTTCCGGCCGGATCCCTGGATCTTTTGGTCATCGATGAAGCAGGGCAGTTCTCGCTGGCCAACACCATGGCCGTAAGCCGCGCAGCCAAACGACTTCTGCTTCTGGGCGATCCGCAGCAACTGCCTCAGGTCACACAAGGCAAGCACCCTGAGCCGGTAGATGAATCAGCCTTGGGCTGGTTGTCAGACGGCTACAACACCTTGCCGCCCCATCTGGGCTACTTCCTGGCGTTATCGTGGCGCATGCATCCCGAACTCTGCAGCGCGGTTTCAGAACTCTCCTACGACAACCTGCTCGAGTCCGCATCCGCAGCAAAAGCACGCCATCTGGAGGGCGCCGCACCCGGTATCTCCTGCGTCTACGTTCCGCACACCGGCAACTCGACGAACTCACCCGAGGAAGCAGCGGAGGTGGTGCGGCAGGTCCGGGCCCACCTCGGCCTGGCGTGGCACAACCCGTCCACGTCGGCGGACCACACGTCAGCTCAACCCCAACCCATCGGAAGCCGGCCCCTGCGTGAGGCCGACATTCTGGTGGTTGCCGCTTACAACGCCCAGGTCCAACTGATCAAGCACCATCTCCGGGACGCCGGACTAAGCAAGGTCCGCGTTGGCACAGTGGATAAATTCCAAGGCCAGGAAGCCCCTGTCGTCATTGTTTCCATGGCCGCCTCGGCAGCCGGAGAAGTCCCCCGCGGGATGGAATTCCTGCTGTCCCGGAATCGGATCAATGTGGCGGTGTCGCGCGGTCAGTGGCGTGCCGTCGTCGTACGTTCGCCCGAGCTGACCAACTACCTGCCAACGCATCCCGAGGGCCTTGAGAACCTTGGTGGGTTCGTGGCACTCTGCCAGCGGAGTTTTTTGTACAGCTAA
- a CDS encoding nucleoside deaminase, whose amino-acid sequence MTETAPALDPAFEAAYQAAQKSLSEGGIPIGAALARGGNVIASGHNERVQHGDPIAHGEMSALRAAGRQKTYRDTTLYTTLAPCAMCTGTIIQFKIPRVVVGEAETFPGEFDLLRSRGVEVVVLDDPRCVDMMRTFQKDHAELWAEDIAE is encoded by the coding sequence ATGACTGAAACAGCCCCCGCCCTTGACCCCGCTTTCGAGGCCGCCTACCAAGCAGCGCAAAAAAGCCTCAGCGAGGGCGGCATCCCCATCGGAGCCGCACTGGCCCGTGGCGGGAACGTCATTGCCAGCGGCCACAACGAGCGCGTACAGCACGGCGACCCAATCGCCCACGGTGAGATGTCAGCGCTCAGGGCTGCCGGCCGCCAGAAGACATACCGGGACACCACGCTCTACACCACCTTGGCGCCCTGCGCGATGTGCACGGGAACCATCATCCAATTCAAAATTCCCCGGGTAGTGGTTGGCGAAGCCGAAACGTTCCCCGGTGAATTCGATCTCCTGCGCTCACGCGGGGTGGAGGTGGTGGTGCTGGACGATCCCCGGTGCGTGGACATGATGCGCACTTTCCAAAAGGACCACGCCGAATTGTGGGCTGAAGACATCGCCGAATAG
- a CDS encoding CBS domain-containing protein — MSAVREFMTTNAQCIEEDKTLQDAARLMRDMDCGSLPICGHDGKLTGFITDRDIVVKCTAEGKDAREVRAGELATGKPYWVDADANVDEAVSMMEEHQVRRLPVISDHKLVGIISQGDIARNHYAEQRLGEMVEHISAKEHMSH, encoded by the coding sequence ATGAGTGCCGTACGTGAATTCATGACAACCAACGCCCAGTGCATCGAAGAGGACAAAACTCTTCAGGACGCCGCCAGGCTGATGAGGGACATGGACTGCGGTTCACTCCCTATCTGCGGCCATGACGGCAAACTCACCGGCTTCATCACCGACCGCGACATCGTGGTCAAGTGTACGGCTGAAGGCAAGGACGCCAGGGAAGTCCGGGCCGGTGAACTCGCCACCGGCAAGCCTTACTGGGTGGACGCTGACGCCAACGTCGACGAAGCCGTGAGCATGATGGAAGAGCACCAGGTGCGCCGCCTGCCCGTCATCAGTGATCACAAGTTGGTAGGCATCATCAGTCAGGGCGATATTGCCCGGAACCACTACGCAGAACAGCGCCTCGGTGAAATGGTGGAGCACATTTCCGCCAAGGAGCACATGTCCCACTGA
- a CDS encoding Tex family protein, whose translation MVTSNLQHQSAASAIHAQIAEELGVKTWQVKAAVELLDAGSTVPFIARYRKEVTGTLDDTQLRDLEERLRYLRELEERRTSVLEAIAAQGKLTPELEAAVVGADTKARLEDIYLPFKSKRRTKAQIAREAGLEPLADVLLANPHLDPATEAAKYMNAEHSIDDAATALAGARAILVERVGQDPDLAEDLRERLWKQGRMVSRVKKGMEAEGQKFKDYFEFTQVPSGMPSHRVLALLRGEKDGVLELDLAEADPADDDALAAARGRYENAVAKCLGVANQGRPADAWLTQTAQLAWRGRILDRLTTDLRGRMFADAEDEAVRVFAANLRDVLLAAPAGNRATLGLDPGLRTGVKVAVVDGTGKVVTTDTIYPHAPAKKWDEALATLGRLAKQHNVELVAIGNGTASRETDKLATELIKSLEAAGSKGIQKLVVSEAGASVYSASALAASELPGMDVSLRGAVSIARRLQDPLAELVKIEPKSIGVGQYQHDVTAAKLDRSLDAVVEDCVNAVGVDVNTASPALLSRVAGVGPLLSENIVAYRNENGPFAKRSDLKKVPRLGAKAFEQCAGFLRITGGAEPLDASSVHPEAYSVARKILVAAGGGPATALDPQAFVDGTFGLPTVKDIMSELEKPGRDPRPAFKAASFSEGIEKISDLKPGMILEGTVTNVAAFGAFVDVGVHQDGLVHVSALSNKFVSDPREIVKSGQVVRVKVLEADPERKRISLTLRLDDEPGTAGGRTSGGRASGGRAPGNQGAAGQRGGGQSGQPGQRSGQSGQGSPRQGQGQGDRRQGGARQSNQQAAPANTAMAEALRRAGLGK comes from the coding sequence ATGGTGACTTCAAATCTCCAACACCAGTCAGCTGCCTCTGCCATCCATGCCCAGATCGCCGAAGAACTCGGCGTCAAGACCTGGCAGGTCAAAGCCGCTGTGGAACTGCTCGACGCCGGATCCACCGTTCCCTTCATCGCCCGCTATCGTAAGGAAGTCACCGGGACGCTCGATGACACCCAACTCCGCGACCTTGAAGAACGCCTCAGATACCTGCGTGAGCTCGAAGAACGACGCACCTCGGTCCTGGAGGCGATTGCCGCCCAAGGCAAGCTGACCCCGGAACTGGAAGCCGCCGTCGTCGGGGCCGATACCAAGGCCCGGTTGGAGGACATTTACCTCCCCTTCAAATCCAAGCGCCGCACCAAGGCCCAGATCGCCCGCGAAGCCGGGCTGGAGCCGCTGGCCGACGTCCTGCTGGCCAACCCGCACCTGGACCCCGCAACCGAAGCCGCCAAATACATGAACGCCGAGCACTCCATTGACGACGCCGCCACGGCGCTCGCAGGGGCCCGCGCCATCCTGGTGGAGCGCGTCGGTCAGGACCCGGACCTGGCTGAGGATCTCCGCGAACGCCTGTGGAAGCAGGGACGCATGGTGTCGCGGGTCAAGAAGGGCATGGAGGCGGAGGGCCAGAAGTTCAAGGACTACTTCGAGTTCACGCAGGTGCCGTCCGGCATGCCGTCGCACCGCGTGCTCGCTTTGCTGCGCGGCGAGAAGGACGGCGTCCTTGAGCTAGATCTCGCCGAAGCAGACCCGGCCGACGACGACGCCCTGGCCGCCGCTCGCGGCCGCTACGAAAACGCTGTGGCCAAGTGCCTTGGGGTCGCCAACCAGGGACGGCCCGCCGATGCCTGGCTGACGCAGACCGCACAGCTGGCCTGGCGGGGCCGCATTCTGGATCGGCTGACCACGGACCTTCGCGGACGCATGTTCGCCGACGCCGAGGACGAAGCCGTTCGAGTTTTCGCCGCCAACCTGCGTGATGTCCTGTTGGCCGCACCTGCCGGCAACCGCGCCACGCTTGGCCTGGACCCCGGACTCCGCACCGGCGTGAAGGTGGCTGTGGTGGACGGTACCGGCAAAGTTGTCACCACGGACACCATCTACCCGCACGCACCCGCGAAGAAGTGGGACGAAGCGTTGGCCACCCTCGGACGCCTCGCCAAGCAGCACAACGTGGAGCTGGTGGCGATCGGAAACGGAACGGCCTCCCGCGAAACGGACAAGCTCGCCACCGAACTCATCAAGTCCCTCGAAGCTGCCGGCTCCAAGGGCATCCAGAAGCTGGTGGTGTCCGAGGCTGGAGCGTCGGTGTACTCCGCGTCCGCACTGGCCGCTTCTGAGCTTCCGGGAATGGATGTATCGCTGCGTGGCGCTGTGTCCATCGCGCGTCGCCTGCAGGACCCCTTGGCGGAGCTGGTCAAGATCGAGCCCAAGTCCATCGGCGTAGGTCAGTACCAGCACGACGTCACTGCCGCGAAGCTCGACCGCTCACTGGATGCCGTAGTGGAGGACTGCGTGAACGCCGTGGGCGTGGACGTGAACACAGCATCGCCGGCGCTGCTTTCCCGTGTGGCCGGCGTCGGGCCGCTGCTGAGTGAGAACATCGTGGCTTACAGGAACGAGAATGGGCCGTTTGCGAAGCGCAGCGACCTCAAGAAGGTTCCCCGCCTGGGTGCCAAGGCGTTTGAACAGTGCGCAGGCTTCCTCCGGATCACCGGGGGAGCGGAGCCACTGGATGCCTCCAGCGTGCACCCGGAAGCATATTCGGTGGCCCGGAAGATCCTGGTCGCAGCCGGTGGCGGTCCGGCCACGGCGTTGGATCCGCAGGCTTTCGTTGACGGCACGTTCGGCCTGCCCACGGTCAAGGACATCATGTCCGAACTGGAGAAGCCCGGCCGCGACCCCCGTCCTGCGTTCAAGGCGGCGTCGTTCTCCGAGGGCATCGAGAAGATCTCCGACCTCAAACCCGGCATGATCCTGGAAGGCACAGTTACCAACGTTGCCGCTTTTGGTGCGTTCGTTGACGTCGGAGTGCACCAGGACGGGCTGGTCCACGTGTCGGCACTATCCAACAAGTTCGTCTCGGATCCGCGCGAGATCGTGAAATCCGGCCAAGTGGTACGGGTCAAAGTGTTGGAAGCCGACCCCGAACGCAAGCGCATCTCCCTGACGTTGAGGCTCGACGACGAACCCGGCACAGCCGGCGGCCGCACCTCGGGTGGGCGTGCTTCAGGCGGGCGTGCTCCGGGCAACCAGGGTGCTGCTGGTCAGCGTGGCGGCGGCCAATCGGGTCAGCCGGGTCAGCGTTCAGGTCAATCAGGCCAGGGTTCGCCGCGACAGGGGCAGGGTCAGGGCGATCGGCGCCAAGGAGGCGCGCGGCAAAGTAATCAGCAGGCGGCTCCTGCCAACACAGCCATGGCGGAAGCGCTGCGAAGGGCCGGGCTCGGCAAGTAA
- a CDS encoding alpha/beta hydrolase has protein sequence MTQQWIPDILGEGFEQQTLELDGGAEATLVRYLGTGPEWPEDLDGVPDPAGIDADVLYVHGWSDYFFQKHVAEFWHRTGARFHALDLHNYGRSLRPGMVPGFVTNLSAYDADIAAALTAMGRSDVPGHDRPLILLGHSTGGLTLSLWAARHPGVASALILNSPWLEFQATELGRRAIAPLVGLRARLHPLTPLPPVDPGIYTRAVSATLDGEWDYNLQWRPDRGFPITPAFLDAVFRGQATVAAGLGIDVPVLVLLSDKSYLQPKWSADALTADVALNVDAVAHRSLSLADTVTVSRLPNALHDIFLSPEPIRREAFARIGRWLPTALQPSDADVWEARTAGL, from the coding sequence GTGACCCAGCAGTGGATCCCGGACATTCTTGGCGAAGGCTTTGAGCAGCAAACGTTAGAACTCGACGGCGGTGCTGAAGCCACCCTGGTGAGGTACCTCGGCACAGGCCCCGAGTGGCCGGAGGACTTGGACGGCGTTCCGGACCCCGCAGGAATCGATGCCGACGTCCTGTACGTCCACGGCTGGTCCGACTACTTCTTCCAAAAGCACGTAGCCGAGTTCTGGCACCGAACCGGCGCGCGCTTCCACGCCCTGGACCTTCACAACTACGGGCGCAGCCTGCGTCCCGGGATGGTTCCGGGTTTCGTCACCAACCTGTCCGCTTATGACGCCGACATCGCCGCAGCGCTGACCGCCATGGGCCGCTCCGACGTCCCTGGCCATGACCGACCACTCATCCTGTTGGGCCATTCCACCGGTGGGCTCACCCTCAGTCTGTGGGCTGCCCGTCATCCTGGCGTGGCTTCTGCACTGATCCTCAACAGCCCGTGGCTGGAATTTCAAGCCACCGAGCTCGGTAGACGCGCGATCGCCCCGCTGGTGGGACTGCGCGCCCGGCTCCACCCCCTGACACCGTTGCCCCCAGTGGATCCGGGCATCTACACCCGGGCCGTATCAGCCACCCTTGACGGTGAGTGGGACTACAACCTCCAGTGGCGGCCCGACCGGGGCTTTCCCATCACTCCGGCATTCCTCGACGCCGTGTTCCGCGGCCAGGCCACTGTTGCGGCCGGTTTGGGGATCGACGTTCCGGTACTCGTGCTGCTCTCGGACAAGAGCTACCTCCAGCCAAAATGGTCTGCCGACGCTCTCACGGCTGACGTCGCACTCAACGTGGATGCCGTGGCTCACCGCTCGTTGTCCTTGGCCGACACCGTAACGGTGAGCCGGCTCCCCAACGCGCTCCACGACATCTTCCTCTCACCGGAACCAATCCGGCGAGAGGCCTTCGCGCGGATCGGGCGCTGGCTTCCCACAGCTCTCCAGCCCTCGGATGCAGACGTGTGGGAAGCCAGGACCGCCGGTTTGTAG
- a CDS encoding DUF1622 domain-containing protein, with product MDFQHVIEEVGRYMDVAGVAVMVIGAVVSIPMALRGYQPKRARGLAPFSPYRSYRQLLGRSILLGLELLVAADIIRTVAVTPTFESVGVLAIIVLIRTFLSFSLELEITGRWPWQKEKDA from the coding sequence ATGGATTTCCAGCACGTCATCGAAGAAGTCGGCCGGTACATGGACGTCGCCGGGGTGGCGGTGATGGTGATAGGTGCCGTGGTGTCCATCCCCATGGCCCTCCGGGGATACCAGCCAAAGCGGGCCCGCGGCCTGGCACCCTTCTCCCCGTACCGCTCCTACCGGCAACTGTTGGGCAGGTCCATCCTGTTGGGGCTCGAGCTCCTGGTGGCCGCCGACATCATCAGAACCGTGGCCGTCACTCCTACTTTTGAGAGCGTCGGGGTGCTGGCCATCATTGTGCTGATCCGGACGTTCCTCAGTTTCTCGCTGGAGCTGGAAATTACGGGCCGCTGGCCGTGGCAGAAGGAAAAAGACGCGTGA
- a CDS encoding MSMEG_6728 family protein, giving the protein MQTFLPFADFRESAAALDTSRLGKQRVEALQVLRALVIPEYGWQSHPAVRMWMGHVPALTMYGLAMADEWIARGHPDNTRTNITEFAPQAAHPDYASRIIMPPWLGHEDLHLSHRSKLITKDPKHYSQLFPGTEEKLEYVWPEPKHEFHPEDPEEDRLLILRANVEDLRPEQLTTVAMPPHGKARAAAPADPDEYQFVYAEEKSRRQVGGPKKRPVVQKEKKPTRKRQAQEQAFNTLPGKTELAVPFDDGQIFAVGLIQGRPITVDGRFARNFEVTNVIKRTDFDYPALLQDPRVFFPVPAPAPAQ; this is encoded by the coding sequence ATGCAGACTTTCCTCCCTTTCGCCGATTTCCGTGAGAGTGCCGCGGCGCTCGACACTTCAAGGCTCGGCAAACAGCGCGTCGAAGCCCTCCAGGTTCTCCGCGCGTTGGTGATCCCGGAGTACGGTTGGCAGTCCCACCCCGCCGTGCGCATGTGGATGGGCCACGTCCCGGCGCTCACCATGTACGGCCTGGCCATGGCTGATGAGTGGATTGCGCGTGGGCACCCGGACAACACCCGCACCAACATCACGGAGTTCGCGCCTCAGGCTGCCCACCCGGATTACGCTTCCAGGATCATCATGCCGCCATGGCTTGGACACGAGGACCTGCACCTCAGCCACCGCTCCAAGCTGATCACCAAGGATCCCAAGCACTACTCCCAGCTCTTTCCCGGCACTGAGGAAAAGCTTGAGTATGTGTGGCCGGAACCCAAGCACGAGTTCCACCCGGAAGACCCGGAAGAGGATCGCCTGTTGATCCTGCGCGCCAACGTTGAAGACCTCCGCCCGGAGCAGCTCACCACCGTAGCCATGCCGCCGCATGGCAAAGCACGTGCCGCGGCCCCGGCAGACCCCGACGAGTACCAGTTTGTGTACGCCGAGGAGAAGTCCCGCCGACAAGTGGGTGGACCCAAGAAGCGCCCGGTGGTGCAGAAAGAAAAGAAGCCCACACGCAAGCGACAGGCACAGGAGCAGGCCTTCAACACCCTGCCTGGCAAGACCGAACTCGCTGTGCCTTTTGACGATGGCCAAATCTTCGCTGTTGGTCTGATTCAGGGCCGCCCCATCACTGTTGATGGCCGCTTCGCACGCAACTTCGAGGTCACCAACGTGATCAAGCGCACCGACTTCGACTACCCCGCACTGCTTCAGGATCCCCGGGTCTTCTTCCCGGTCCCGGCGCCTGCGCCTGCGCAGTAG